GAACGCCTCGAGATGGCCGATGTAGAACACGATCCGGTGACGCTCGCGGATCGGCCGTTCGTACAGGTACTCGGGTTTGACGATGGAGAAGAGGGCGTCTGTGATCTGACGCGCGTCGATCAGGCGCTGGACTAGCGGATGATGCGGGGTGGGGTCGCGATTCATGTCGCCGGGTCTCCTGGATGGGGGACAGTTTGAAGACTGTACCGCAGTCGCAGGAGACGTGCCAAGGCGGAGCCACGGGGGAGGCGGATGGTGGCGGAACTGAAGCGTCCTGGGACAGGCGCGGCGCGCGGGGCCGCGCGGTGTGACGCCTCACGGCTTACACGTGCCGCAGTCCGTCCAGATCGACGATACGGATGAACTTGCCTTGCGTGTCGATCAGGCCGCGCTTTTGAAATCTTGACAGGGTGCGGCTCACGGTTTCCAGCGTGGTGCCGAGATAGCTGCCCATGTCCTCGCGCGTCATGCGCAGGTTGAATTCCGCGGACGAATATCCGCGTTTTGCGTTGCGTTCGGATACATCGAGCAGGAACGCGGCAACCCGTTCGTCGGCGGACAGCGAGCCGAGCACCATCATTTGCGCGGCCTCGCGGACGATCTGCTCGCCCATCAGCTTGTGCAGACGCTCCTGCATGGAGCCGATGTCGCGGCACAGACGCTTGAGCTTGACGTACGGAATGATGCACACGGTGCTGTCTTCCAGCGCGGTTGCGCTGCAGGCGTGCCGGTCTTCGCTGATGCCGTCGAAGCCGAGTGCCTCGCCGGCAAGGCGCAGGCCCGTGACCTGCTCGCGGCCGTCGCGGTAAGCCAGGGTGGTTTTCAGCGAGCCGGAGCGCACCGCGTACAGATTGCCGAACGCGTCGCCGGAGCGGTATAGCGTCTCGCCGCGCTGGACCGGGCGCGCGCTGCAGATGAGCGCTTCGAGCTTCGGCAGTTCGTCCGGGGAGAGACCTTGCGGCATGCAGAGCGGCCGCATCGCGCAGTTCGAGCAGCGCGCGATGCTGCGGGGTACCGGCAGGCTGGTGGAGGGGCGGCGGCGACGGGCTGGAGGCCGAACTACGGCGGTGGGCGTAAGCATGGTGTACGACCGTTTGTAAGGGAATTAATCCATTGTCCCACCGTGGTTATCCACCGTTTCGCGGCAAAATGACGCGTCAAGCCGATGCGGCGTCGTGCTCCTGTCCTGCCGCCGAAGGCACCAGCAGCACGGGTAGCGCAGCCTGACGCACGCAGCGTTCGGCAACGCTGCCGAGGAATAGCCGCTGAACGCCCCGGCGCCCGTGCGTGCCCATGACGAGCAGATCGGCGTTGAACGCGGCGGCGGCCTTCAGCACCACGGTGGCGACATCGTCGACCGCCGTGGCCTCGGCGACC
The sequence above is drawn from the Paraburkholderia phenazinium genome and encodes:
- the fnr gene encoding fumarate/nitrate reduction transcriptional regulator Fnr → MLTPTAVVRPPARRRRPSTSLPVPRSIARCSNCAMRPLCMPQGLSPDELPKLEALICSARPVQRGETLYRSGDAFGNLYAVRSGSLKTTLAYRDGREQVTGLRLAGEALGFDGISEDRHACSATALEDSTVCIIPYVKLKRLCRDIGSMQERLHKLMGEQIVREAAQMMVLGSLSADERVAAFLLDVSERNAKRGYSSAEFNLRMTREDMGSYLGTTLETVSRTLSRFQKRGLIDTQGKFIRIVDLDGLRHV